The Candidatus Rokuibacteriota bacterium genome contains a region encoding:
- a CDS encoding 3-isopropylmalate dehydratase large subunit, which translates to MGMTMIEKILARAAGRPAVAPGDLVDVAVDTCVPIDMNFISALWRPVRHVWDPDKVVVIFDHIVPAKDVQTATALQTGREFVKRFGITRFHDVGPEQGICHQLIAERAYALPGTVLVCADSHTCSGGAFNCAARGIGGPELLYVLTKGRTWFQVGETVRYVLEGTVPPIVTAKDIFLHIAGTFGDHATRNVEFVGPAVTAMTLDARRTLATMCAEISAEFATFEADQKVVEHCRARTARTFAPQVSDPDARFAAVRTIDVGRLEPLVAFPDTVVHNARPVKEAAGVAIDQAFIGSCANGTLDDLAVAARVVKGRKVASTVRFIVTPGSQAIYREALKQGLVATLVEAGALVTTSSCGACAGLQNGALGPKERCITASTRNFKGRMGADDAEIFMGSPATVAASAIRGSIADPREFL; encoded by the coding sequence ATGGGCATGACCATGATCGAGAAGATCCTCGCCCGCGCCGCGGGCCGGCCGGCGGTGGCGCCCGGCGACCTCGTGGACGTCGCCGTCGACACCTGCGTCCCCATCGACATGAACTTCATCAGCGCGCTCTGGCGCCCGGTGCGCCACGTCTGGGACCCCGACAAGGTGGTGGTCATCTTCGACCACATCGTGCCCGCCAAGGATGTCCAGACGGCGACAGCGCTCCAGACCGGCCGCGAGTTCGTCAAGCGGTTCGGGATCACGCGGTTCCACGACGTGGGGCCGGAGCAGGGCATCTGCCACCAGCTCATCGCCGAGCGCGCCTACGCCCTGCCCGGGACCGTCCTCGTCTGCGCCGACTCCCACACCTGCAGCGGTGGCGCCTTCAACTGCGCGGCGCGCGGCATCGGCGGCCCCGAGTTGCTCTACGTGCTGACCAAGGGGCGCACCTGGTTCCAGGTGGGCGAGACCGTCCGCTACGTGCTGGAGGGAACGGTGCCGCCCATCGTGACCGCCAAGGACATCTTCCTCCACATCGCGGGGACGTTCGGCGACCACGCCACTCGGAACGTCGAGTTCGTGGGACCCGCGGTGACGGCAATGACGCTCGACGCCCGGCGCACGCTCGCCACCATGTGCGCGGAGATCAGCGCCGAGTTCGCCACGTTCGAGGCCGACCAGAAGGTCGTCGAGCACTGCCGCGCGCGGACCGCCCGGACGTTCGCGCCGCAGGTGTCCGACCCCGATGCCCGCTTCGCGGCGGTGCGGACGATCGACGTGGGCCGCCTGGAGCCGCTCGTGGCCTTCCCGGACACCGTCGTGCACAACGCGCGGCCGGTGAAGGAGGCGGCGGGCGTCGCCATCGACCAGGCCTTCATCGGCTCCTGCGCCAACGGCACCCTCGACGATCTCGCCGTGGCCGCCCGCGTGGTGAAGGGGCGCAAGGTGGCGTCCACCGTCCGCTTCATCGTGACGCCTGGGTCCCAGGCGATCTATCGGGAGGCGCTAAAGCAGGGCCTCGTGGCCACGCTGGTGGAGGCGGGCGCCCTCGTGACGACGTCGTCGTGCGGCGCCTGCGCAGGGCTCCAGAACGGCGCCCTCGGGCCCAAGGAACGCTGCATCACGGCGAGCACGCGCAACTTCAAGGGCCGCATGGGCGCGGACGACGCGGAGATCTTCATGGGGTCGCCGGCCACGGTGGCGGCCTCGGCCATCCGGGGCTCGATCGCCGATCCCCGGGAGTTCCTCTGA
- a CDS encoding isocitrate lyase/PEP mutase family protein: protein MASPSTDRPTTRLRRLLERPGLTLFPSAYDCISARVMEEAGFEALSLSGAGLAGSRLGLPDLGFLSFADMLDAGARVAACVQIPLVVDGDTGYGNALNVIRAVREFERVGIAGVHFEDQEFPKKCGHVAGKVVVSSEEFVEKIRAAAEARTDRDFIIIARTDAIAVTGLADAIDRGNRCAAAGADVVFLEAPTTVAEVTTIAREVKAPLLYNLATGGKSPALSARQLEDLGYKLAVVPTLGMGPAIHAMRQAAQTARETGSDAHVAAMGFSPAAFFELFGMSEWRRLESRYVVRPGGGPAGR, encoded by the coding sequence ATGGCGTCCCCGTCGACCGACCGCCCGACCACCCGCCTCCGCCGGCTCCTCGAGCGGCCGGGGCTCACGCTGTTCCCCTCCGCCTACGACTGCATCTCGGCCCGCGTCATGGAGGAGGCGGGCTTCGAGGCGCTGTCGCTCTCCGGCGCCGGGCTCGCCGGCAGTCGCCTCGGTCTGCCCGACCTCGGCTTCCTCTCCTTCGCCGACATGCTGGACGCCGGGGCCCGCGTGGCCGCCTGCGTCCAGATCCCGCTCGTCGTCGACGGAGACACCGGGTACGGCAACGCGCTCAACGTGATCCGCGCCGTCCGTGAGTTCGAGCGCGTCGGCATCGCCGGCGTCCACTTCGAGGATCAGGAGTTCCCGAAGAAGTGCGGCCACGTCGCGGGCAAGGTGGTCGTCTCCAGCGAGGAGTTCGTGGAGAAGATCCGGGCCGCGGCCGAGGCCCGGACGGACCGCGACTTCATCATCATCGCCCGCACCGACGCCATCGCTGTCACCGGTCTCGCCGACGCCATCGACCGCGGCAACCGCTGCGCGGCCGCCGGCGCCGACGTGGTGTTCCTGGAAGCGCCGACCACGGTCGCCGAGGTCACGACCATCGCCCGCGAGGTGAAGGCGCCCCTCCTCTACAACCTCGCCACTGGCGGCAAGAGCCCCGCCCTCAGCGCCCGCCAGCTCGAGGACCTCGGCTACAAGCTGGCTGTTGTACCCACGCTCGGCATGGGGCCGGCCATCCACGCCATGCGGCAGGCGGCGCAGACGGCGCGCGAGACGGGGAGCGACGCCCACGTGGCCGCCATGGGGTTCTCGCCGGCGGCCTTCTTCGAGCTGTTCGGGATGAGCGAGTGGCGGCGCCTCGAGTCGCGCTACGTGGTGCGGCCCGGGGGCGGCCCGGCCGGGCGCTAG